In Apium graveolens cultivar Ventura chromosome 10, ASM990537v1, whole genome shotgun sequence, the following are encoded in one genomic region:
- the LOC141689461 gene encoding LIM domain-containing protein PLIM2b-like isoform X1, protein MLSVDGVTYHKSCFKCSHCKGTLTMSNYSSMDGTLYCKPHFEQLFKESGNFSKNFQSSKPERDNSITKTPSKLSSMFSGTQDKCAACQKTVYPFEKITMEGESYHKPCFKCAHGGCPLTHSSYAALDGILYCKHHFAQLFLEKGNYRHVLEAAKIKSAVVPVEPEEEHATGTSEEKAEEAPAEESTEDQKPEEES, encoded by the exons atgttatCTGTTGATGGAGTAACATATCACAAGTCTTGCTTCAAATGCAGCCATTGTAAAGGAACTCTTACG ATGAGCAACTACTCATCCATGGATGGTACCCTTTACTGCAAGCCTCATTTTGAACAGCTTTTCAAGGAATCTGGGAACTTCAGCAAGAATTTCCAATCAT CAAAGCCTGAGAGAGATAATTCAATA ACCAAGACTCCTAGCAAGCTCTCTTCCATGTTCTCTGGAACTCAGGATAAATGTGCAGCTTGTCAGAAAACTGTTTATCCATTTGAGAAG ATTACAATGGAGGGAGAATCATACCATAAGCCATGTTTCAAGTGTGCTCATGGAGGGTGTCCTCTTACACATTCATCTTATGCTGCACTTGATGGAATTCTCTACTGCAAACACCACTTTGCTCAACTCTTCCTGGAGAAGGGAAATTACCGTCACGTGCTCGAGGCTGCTAAGATTAAAAGCGCAGTAGTGCCTGTTGAACCAGAGGAGGAACATGCAACAGGCACATCCGAGGAAAAGGCAGAAGAAGCACCAGCAGAGGAGAGTACTGAAGATCAGAAACCAGAGGAGGAGTCCTAA
- the LOC141689461 gene encoding LIM domain-containing protein PLIM2b-like isoform X2: MSNYSSMDGTLYCKPHFEQLFKESGNFSKNFQSSKPERDNSITKTPSKLSSMFSGTQDKCAACQKTVYPFEKITMEGESYHKPCFKCAHGGCPLTHSSYAALDGILYCKHHFAQLFLEKGNYRHVLEAAKIKSAVVPVEPEEEHATGTSEEKAEEAPAEESTEDQKPEEES, translated from the exons ATGAGCAACTACTCATCCATGGATGGTACCCTTTACTGCAAGCCTCATTTTGAACAGCTTTTCAAGGAATCTGGGAACTTCAGCAAGAATTTCCAATCAT CAAAGCCTGAGAGAGATAATTCAATA ACCAAGACTCCTAGCAAGCTCTCTTCCATGTTCTCTGGAACTCAGGATAAATGTGCAGCTTGTCAGAAAACTGTTTATCCATTTGAGAAG ATTACAATGGAGGGAGAATCATACCATAAGCCATGTTTCAAGTGTGCTCATGGAGGGTGTCCTCTTACACATTCATCTTATGCTGCACTTGATGGAATTCTCTACTGCAAACACCACTTTGCTCAACTCTTCCTGGAGAAGGGAAATTACCGTCACGTGCTCGAGGCTGCTAAGATTAAAAGCGCAGTAGTGCCTGTTGAACCAGAGGAGGAACATGCAACAGGCACATCCGAGGAAAAGGCAGAAGAAGCACCAGCAGAGGAGAGTACTGAAGATCAGAAACCAGAGGAGGAGTCCTAA